The Sporosarcina luteola genome contains a region encoding:
- the flgG gene encoding flagellar basal body rod protein FlgG codes for MLRSMYSGISGLRNFQTKLDVIGNNISNVNTYGFKKGRTIFKDLISQTVAGASGATATRGGVNPKQVGLGSQIAAIDTIHTGGSTQFTGNTLDLAISGDGFFQVAEGTGQIGAPAGFNNISYTRAGNFYMDNKGYLVDSSGKYLVGVAGIPATNGDYPTPGNQSLTYNADGTVNVVTGTKQYQPIVVPTTAQSMSISQDGTVTFVDAGGTLRWAGQLEIAKFPNPAGLQKVGGNYFQGTANSGTPVKNVATTSGLGSIESGFLEMSNVDLAEEFTEMIVAQRGFQANTRIITTSDEILQELVNLKR; via the coding sequence ATGTTACGATCAATGTACTCAGGAATCTCAGGTTTACGGAACTTCCAAACAAAATTAGACGTTATCGGGAATAATATATCGAATGTTAATACTTATGGGTTTAAGAAGGGTAGAACAATTTTCAAGGATTTGATTTCACAGACAGTTGCGGGTGCTTCAGGCGCTACAGCAACTCGTGGAGGAGTTAACCCGAAGCAGGTAGGACTAGGATCGCAAATCGCTGCAATTGATACTATCCATACTGGTGGATCTACACAATTCACAGGAAACACACTTGACTTAGCAATCTCAGGAGATGGATTTTTCCAGGTAGCGGAAGGAACAGGTCAAATTGGAGCACCCGCTGGTTTTAATAATATCTCGTATACAAGAGCAGGAAACTTCTATATGGATAATAAAGGTTACTTGGTTGATTCAAGTGGAAAATATTTGGTTGGTGTTGCTGGTATACCTGCAACAAATGGAGATTATCCAACTCCGGGAAATCAATCTTTAACTTATAATGCAGATGGTACAGTAAACGTCGTAACAGGAACTAAACAATATCAACCAATTGTTGTGCCAACGACAGCACAATCAATGTCTATCAGCCAGGATGGTACAGTTACATTTGTTGATGCAGGAGGTACATTAAGATGGGCAGGTCAACTTGAAATAGCAAAGTTTCCTAATCCAGCCGGTTTACAAAAGGTGGGAGGAAATTACTTCCAAGGTACTGCTAACTCCGGAACGCCTGTTAAAAATGTTGCAACAACTTCTGGTCTAGGTTCCATAGAATCCGGCTTCCTAGAAATGTCCAACGTCGACCTAGCCGAGGAATTCACCGAAATGATCGTCGCACAACGTGGTTTCCAAGCAAACACACGTATTATCACAACTTCTGATGAAATCCTTCAAGAGCTCGTCAACTTGAAACGATAA
- the fliM gene encoding flagellar motor switch protein FliM: MPGDILSQNEIDALLSALSTGEMSAEEMKKEDETRKVKVYDFKRALRFSKDQIRSLTRIHENFARLLTTYFSAQLRTYIHINVASVDQIPFEEFIRSIPNMTLLNIFEVPPLEGNIIMEVNPNVAYSMLDRMMGGVGEGPGKVDNMTEIETKILTNLFERSFDNLREAWSGIIEIDPFLSEMEVNPQFLQMISPNETVVVISFNIVIGESSGMINICIPHVVLEPIVPNLSVRYWMQTNKKEPTPEQSIILEKRLKQASLPLTTELGKGSMSVEDFLYLQVGDVISLDRKIEDPLIVKVGDIPKFTAQPGHLRNRMAVQIIDILNGGDEDDE, translated from the coding sequence ATGCCGGGAGATATTTTATCCCAAAATGAAATTGATGCTTTATTATCGGCATTATCGACAGGTGAAATGTCGGCGGAAGAGATGAAGAAGGAAGACGAGACCCGGAAGGTCAAAGTATATGACTTCAAACGTGCTCTCCGCTTCTCAAAAGATCAGATCCGTAGCTTGACGCGGATCCATGAAAATTTTGCGAGATTATTGACGACTTATTTTTCCGCACAATTGCGCACGTACATCCACATAAATGTCGCTTCGGTCGATCAAATCCCATTCGAGGAGTTCATCAGATCCATTCCGAATATGACATTGCTAAATATTTTCGAAGTGCCGCCGCTTGAAGGGAATATCATTATGGAAGTCAATCCGAACGTCGCGTATTCAATGCTTGACCGAATGATGGGCGGAGTAGGTGAAGGTCCCGGAAAAGTGGATAATATGACCGAAATCGAAACGAAGATATTGACGAACCTATTCGAACGGTCATTTGATAATCTACGGGAGGCTTGGTCGGGGATCATTGAAATCGATCCGTTCCTATCAGAAATGGAAGTGAACCCACAATTCCTTCAAATGATTTCACCGAATGAGACAGTCGTAGTCATTTCGTTCAATATCGTCATCGGGGAATCCAGCGGCATGATCAACATATGTATTCCGCATGTCGTTCTGGAGCCGATTGTCCCGAATTTATCGGTCCGTTATTGGATGCAGACCAATAAAAAGGAGCCGACGCCTGAACAAAGCATCATTTTAGAAAAGCGGCTGAAGCAAGCAAGCTTGCCACTTACAACTGAGTTGGGGAAAGGTTCCATGTCAGTCGAGGATTTCTTGTATCTTCAAGTGGGGGATGTCATTTCCCTTGACCGGAAAATCGAAGACCCTTTGATTGTCAAAGTGGGAGACATACCAAAATTCACAGCACAACCTGGTCATCTTCGAAACAGGATGGCTGTACAAATAATCGATATTTTGAACGGAGGGGATGAAGATGATGAGTGA
- the flhB gene encoding flagellar biosynthesis protein FlhB — protein sequence MIRLDLQFFAGEKTEKATPKKRLDSRKKGQVLKSQDVTTAVVLLFVFLFLFFAAGFMRDRFFVFFTHSFTESVSIKALDIDQTMILYINMIVQMAYILLPIMAVAVIAGIVGNLMQFGLLFTAEPLKFDLKKIDPIKGLKRIFSIRAIVELLKSLLKISFIGSVTTFLLMTNIEKVLGLAFKTPHDTLVTVGQLVALMGIVASFVLLFISVLDYFYQKFDYEKNLRMSKQDIKDEYKNTEGDPIIKSRIKQRQREMAMRRMMQEVPQADVVITNPTHFAIALKYDDEKMDAPVVIAKGADFIAQKIKLIAKEHNIVMVENRPLARSLYDDVEIGDRIPDQFFKTVAEILAYVYRIQRKI from the coding sequence ATGATTCGTTTAGATTTACAGTTCTTTGCAGGCGAAAAGACAGAAAAGGCCACTCCGAAGAAACGACTCGACTCCCGCAAGAAAGGACAGGTATTAAAGAGCCAGGATGTTACAACTGCAGTTGTCCTTCTCTTCGTATTCCTGTTCCTTTTTTTCGCAGCCGGCTTCATGCGTGATCGATTTTTTGTGTTCTTTACACATTCATTTACAGAATCCGTTTCAATCAAGGCATTGGATATCGATCAAACGATGATTCTTTACATAAATATGATTGTTCAAATGGCATATATCCTCTTGCCGATAATGGCCGTTGCAGTCATTGCGGGTATAGTGGGAAACCTGATGCAGTTCGGATTGCTGTTTACTGCGGAACCTTTGAAATTCGACTTGAAAAAGATAGATCCAATTAAAGGGTTGAAAAGGATATTCTCCATTCGTGCAATCGTTGAATTATTGAAATCTTTGTTGAAAATATCTTTTATCGGTTCAGTGACGACATTCCTTCTCATGACGAACATCGAAAAAGTGTTAGGTCTAGCTTTCAAGACACCCCATGACACATTGGTGACAGTCGGACAATTGGTAGCTTTAATGGGCATCGTCGCCTCCTTCGTTCTGTTATTCATTTCGGTATTGGACTATTTTTATCAAAAGTTTGATTACGAGAAAAACTTGCGGATGTCCAAACAGGATATTAAAGATGAATATAAAAATACGGAAGGTGATCCGATCATCAAGTCGCGCATCAAACAGCGCCAAAGAGAAATGGCGATGCGAAGGATGATGCAGGAAGTGCCGCAGGCGGATGTCGTTATCACGAATCCGACCCACTTTGCCATCGCCTTGAAATATGACGATGAAAAGATGGACGCACCCGTCGTTATTGCGAAGGGGGCAGACTTCATCGCACAAAAGATAAAGCTGATTGCGAAGGAGCACAATATTGTCATGGTTGAAAATCGTCCATTGGCAAGGTCACTGTACGACGATGTAGAGATCGGGGATCGTATTCCTGATCAGTTCTTTAAGACGGTCGCTGAAATATTGGCATACGTTTATCGAATACAACGGAAAATATAA
- the fliY gene encoding flagellar motor switch phosphatase FliY — MSDNVLSQEEIEALLRGEPIRTEETATSSSEHQNFDDQLSEMEKDALGEVGNISFGSSATALSSLLGQKVEITTPAISVVDRSMLETEFVHPYVAIQVEYTEGLNGTNLLVIKQSDAAIIADLMLGGDGMAPNEELNEIHLSAVQEAMNQMMGSAATSMSTVFNKKVDISPPSIDLMNMENEESIDKIPKDEMMIKVSFELKVGNLIDSNIMQLFPLQFGKNLVASLMGMGAEEEAAVTMEAPARPAPSKQEMRQPEFPQEDHSSYSYGDSASQQFAPPAYEQPHYEQPVQQQMPQRQQQPPVHVQQARFANFEGPSLNQAETNNLNMLLDIPLQVTVELGRTKRSVKEILEMSSGSIIELDKLAGEPVDILVNNRHIAKGEVVVIDENFGVRITDILSQTERLNNLR; from the coding sequence ATGAGTGATAATGTGCTTTCACAGGAAGAAATCGAAGCGTTGCTGCGCGGAGAACCAATTCGTACGGAAGAAACAGCAACATCGTCCTCTGAACATCAGAATTTTGACGACCAATTAAGTGAAATGGAAAAAGATGCATTAGGAGAAGTCGGGAACATTTCCTTCGGCAGCTCTGCAACAGCCCTCTCCTCATTGCTTGGACAGAAAGTGGAAATTACCACTCCCGCAATCTCTGTAGTGGACCGTAGTATGCTGGAGACAGAATTCGTTCATCCGTATGTAGCAATCCAAGTGGAATATACGGAAGGCTTAAATGGCACCAATCTCCTCGTCATTAAACAAAGTGATGCCGCAATCATCGCTGATCTTATGTTGGGCGGGGATGGAATGGCCCCAAATGAAGAATTGAATGAGATCCATCTAAGTGCTGTACAGGAAGCGATGAATCAAATGATGGGATCGGCGGCTACGTCGATGTCCACTGTTTTCAATAAGAAAGTCGATATCTCCCCTCCATCAATAGACTTGATGAATATGGAAAATGAGGAAAGCATCGATAAGATTCCGAAAGATGAAATGATGATTAAAGTTTCCTTTGAGTTAAAAGTAGGAAATTTAATCGATTCAAACATTATGCAGTTGTTCCCGCTTCAATTCGGAAAAAACCTTGTTGCGTCGCTTATGGGCATGGGGGCAGAGGAGGAAGCTGCTGTTACAATGGAAGCGCCGGCCAGACCGGCACCATCCAAACAGGAAATGCGGCAGCCTGAATTTCCGCAAGAGGACCATTCTAGTTACAGCTATGGGGATAGTGCATCCCAACAGTTTGCCCCCCCTGCTTATGAACAGCCTCATTACGAACAGCCGGTTCAGCAGCAGATGCCACAAAGGCAGCAACAACCACCTGTACACGTACAGCAAGCCCGTTTCGCGAACTTTGAAGGTCCTTCCTTAAATCAAGCCGAGACGAACAACTTGAATATGTTGCTGGATATCCCTTTGCAAGTGACTGTGGAACTTGGAAGGACGAAACGTTCGGTTAAAGAAATCCTTGAAATGTCTAGCGGGTCCATCATAGAATTGGATAAGCTGGCGGGAGAGCCGGTCGATATTTTAGTAAATAACCGCCATATCGCTAAAGGGGAAGTCGTCGTAATTGATGAGAACTTCGGCGTACGGATAACGGATATTTTGAGCCAGACAGAACGATTGAATAATTTAAGATAA
- the fliP gene encoding flagellar type III secretion system pore protein FliP (The bacterial flagellar biogenesis protein FliP forms a type III secretion system (T3SS)-type pore required for flagellar assembly.) has product MNDFVQFFSDSNPTNVSTSIKMLLLLTVLSLAPAILILMTSFARIVIVLSFVRTALATQQMPPNQVIVGLALFLTFFVMAPTFQQVNETALTPLFAEEITLEEAYEQASLPFKEFMSKHTRQKDLELFLRYNQAERPETLEDIPLTMLVPAFALSEIKTAFQMGFMIFIPFLVIDMIVASILMSMGMMMLPPVMISLPFKILLFVLVDGWYLIVKSLLQSF; this is encoded by the coding sequence ATGAATGATTTCGTCCAGTTTTTTTCGGACAGCAACCCGACAAATGTATCGACATCCATCAAAATGCTTCTCCTCCTAACAGTCCTATCGCTAGCACCGGCAATCCTCATTCTTATGACGTCATTTGCCCGGATTGTCATTGTTTTATCTTTTGTCAGGACTGCACTAGCAACGCAGCAAATGCCACCAAACCAGGTTATTGTCGGGCTTGCTCTGTTTTTGACATTCTTTGTCATGGCACCTACTTTCCAACAGGTGAATGAAACAGCCCTTACACCTCTATTTGCTGAAGAAATTACACTCGAGGAAGCATATGAACAGGCAAGTTTGCCATTCAAAGAGTTCATGAGCAAACACACACGGCAGAAAGATTTGGAGTTATTCCTGCGGTACAACCAAGCGGAGCGTCCTGAAACGTTGGAAGATATTCCGTTGACAATGTTAGTGCCGGCTTTCGCGTTAAGTGAGATTAAGACCGCATTCCAAATGGGTTTCATGATTTTCATCCCGTTTCTTGTCATTGACATGATCGTTGCGAGTATTCTCATGTCCATGGGGATGATGATGTTGCCGCCGGTCATGATTTCTCTGCCATTTAAGATTCTATTATTCGTCCTAGTCGATGGATGGTATCTTATCGTCAAGTCATTATTGCAGAGTTTTTAG
- the flgD gene encoding flagellar hook assembly protein FlgD — MIEGQKSITESMFLINNQRDQRKTGPDTMGKDAFMKILIAQLQNQDPTNPMKDNEFIAQMAQFSSLEQTMNLASAFEKFAEAQNQSQLIQYNQFVGKNVRWHEMTDKKDEAGKPIVNEGTGIIQSAKFVNGSVVFTMADGKELTPGNISEVLAGSGNTNSLVEASLLIGKTVGYMDGEEEKSGLVVSVSNKEGKLQYILGDGTRIDGNSFTSISQ; from the coding sequence ATGATAGAGGGACAAAAATCGATAACAGAATCGATGTTTCTTATAAATAATCAGCGGGATCAACGAAAAACGGGACCGGATACGATGGGCAAGGATGCATTTATGAAAATCCTTATTGCACAGCTGCAAAACCAGGATCCGACAAACCCGATGAAAGATAATGAATTCATCGCACAGATGGCACAGTTTTCATCATTAGAGCAAACGATGAACTTGGCAAGCGCATTTGAAAAGTTCGCTGAGGCACAAAACCAATCCCAATTGATCCAATACAATCAATTCGTCGGAAAGAATGTTCGTTGGCATGAAATGACGGATAAGAAGGACGAAGCAGGCAAACCGATAGTCAATGAAGGGACGGGTATAATCCAATCCGCTAAATTCGTAAACGGATCTGTCGTATTCACAATGGCAGACGGAAAAGAACTGACCCCCGGCAATATTTCTGAAGTACTAGCAGGCTCAGGAAATACGAATAGTTTAGTAGAAGCTAGTCTTTTAATCGGGAAAACAGTCGGCTACATGGACGGTGAAGAGGAAAAGTCAGGTCTAGTAGTATCCGTATCCAATAAGGAAGGAAAACTCCAATATATATTGGGCGACGGTACAAGAATTGATGGCAATTCATTCACATCCATCAGTCAATAA
- the fliR gene encoding flagellar biosynthetic protein FliR, protein MEELIPSLAAYLLILTRVTAFIVTVPLFSYRAIPTTHRIVFAALLAWMMVYTVDAPGIEIDGTYILLVIKEALTGIFIGIIAYIVMSAIQIAGGFIDFQMGFAIANVIDPQTGAQSPLLGQFFNALAILLLLTLNGHHMLLDGIFYSYRFIPLDMLWPAFGDERLIDFVIRTFAMTFAIAFQMSVPIVATLFLVDLALGITARTVPQLNIFVVGFPIKIGVSFLVLVTMFTVMIAMMRKLFELMMSAMRDLMIILGGG, encoded by the coding sequence ATGGAAGAACTGATTCCTTCCTTGGCTGCGTACTTGCTCATTTTGACAAGAGTGACCGCCTTTATCGTAACTGTCCCTTTGTTTTCTTACCGTGCGATCCCGACAACGCATAGGATTGTCTTTGCCGCATTATTGGCATGGATGATGGTGTATACAGTCGATGCTCCAGGAATTGAAATTGATGGCACATACATACTTCTTGTGATAAAGGAAGCTCTTACAGGCATCTTCATCGGTATCATCGCCTATATCGTCATGTCGGCAATCCAGATTGCCGGCGGCTTTATCGATTTCCAGATGGGCTTTGCCATTGCAAACGTCATCGACCCGCAAACTGGGGCCCAGTCGCCTTTGCTAGGTCAATTTTTTAATGCCCTCGCCATTTTACTGTTATTGACATTGAATGGCCATCATATGCTCCTTGACGGCATCTTTTACAGTTATCGCTTCATACCGCTTGACATGCTTTGGCCGGCATTTGGTGATGAACGGCTAATCGATTTCGTCATAAGGACATTTGCAATGACGTTTGCCATTGCATTCCAAATGTCCGTACCGATTGTAGCAACCTTGTTTCTTGTTGATCTAGCTTTAGGTATAACAGCGAGGACGGTTCCGCAACTAAATATTTTCGTTGTCGGATTTCCCATTAAAATCGGTGTCAGTTTCCTCGTCCTTGTGACGATGTTCACGGTCATGATTGCGATGATGAGAAAATTGTTTGAACTGATGATGTCGGCAATGAGGGATTTGATGATCATCTTAGGAGGTGGCTGA
- a CDS encoding flagellar hook-length control protein FliK, with product MNIGALQSMKGMHQVSSTNMQNGGPATSKFGAIFAGVSSKTPKAESPTNGEIPIESIPNLFNASTVEGLESAVQMIQGNEIVAIGSTESLEEIASWLSINPEEMLKKLQQLLEEAGISKGETEELNISADMWTLLNMIDEAGIRFFENLNEELQKPGTRNEATQLLSLLKTIELLAPKSDMDLWMEQKVDSFRQMITVAAGQFEQRMATAGRQEQLPFLNQKNEFRIVLETNSSTSANAEGSGQKQADTTPQSGAVHATTTVVRSEMPLQQAESNPANRSETLLREMQALMKRSNFGQVGGTNRMLIKLYPEHLGQIRIELLETNGVMTARILASTALAKGMLDSQLHQLKHAFNQQNLQVDRVDIAQTIQESHRNEREQSFNEQFKREQQKDDNKQNQSPEDELSFEEYMIELEV from the coding sequence GTGAACATCGGAGCATTGCAATCCATGAAGGGCATGCATCAAGTGTCTTCAACAAACATGCAAAATGGCGGACCGGCAACTTCCAAGTTCGGCGCGATATTCGCCGGCGTTTCTTCAAAAACGCCTAAAGCGGAGAGTCCGACTAACGGAGAAATTCCAATCGAATCGATTCCAAATCTATTTAATGCTTCAACTGTCGAAGGTTTGGAGAGTGCTGTACAAATGATTCAAGGTAACGAGATTGTTGCTATTGGAAGCACTGAAAGCTTAGAAGAAATAGCAAGTTGGTTATCAATCAATCCTGAAGAAATGCTCAAAAAGCTTCAACAATTATTGGAGGAAGCCGGCATATCTAAAGGCGAAACTGAGGAATTGAACATCTCCGCCGATATGTGGACATTGTTGAACATGATCGATGAAGCAGGAATCCGTTTTTTCGAAAATTTGAATGAGGAACTTCAAAAGCCTGGAACAAGGAATGAGGCTACCCAACTTCTATCCTTACTAAAAACTATAGAATTGTTGGCTCCGAAATCAGATATGGATTTGTGGATGGAGCAGAAGGTCGATAGTTTCCGTCAAATGATCACCGTGGCTGCTGGCCAATTCGAACAGCGCATGGCAACGGCAGGGAGGCAGGAACAATTGCCGTTTCTCAATCAGAAAAATGAATTCAGAATCGTCCTTGAAACGAATTCTTCAACATCTGCAAATGCAGAAGGCTCTGGGCAGAAACAAGCCGATACAACACCGCAATCTGGTGCTGTTCATGCAACTACAACGGTAGTCAGATCGGAAATGCCATTACAGCAGGCTGAATCGAATCCGGCGAACCGAAGCGAAACACTACTTAGGGAAATGCAGGCGTTAATGAAACGTTCCAATTTCGGACAAGTCGGCGGAACCAATCGGATGCTCATCAAGTTATATCCTGAACATCTCGGCCAAATCCGTATCGAGCTGCTTGAAACGAATGGAGTCATGACAGCAAGGATTCTTGCATCAACGGCACTTGCCAAAGGAATGCTTGATAGTCAGTTGCATCAACTGAAACACGCATTTAATCAGCAGAACTTGCAAGTCGACCGTGTTGACATTGCGCAAACAATCCAAGAATCGCATAGAAATGAACGTGAACAATCTTTTAATGAACAATTCAAACGTGAGCAACAGAAGGATGATAACAAACAGAACCAATCACCCGAAGATGAACTTTCGTTTGAAGAATATATGATTGAACTGGAGGTGTAG
- a CDS encoding response regulator — translation MGKRILIVDDAAFMRMMIKDILTKNNFEVVGEAADGAQAVEKYMELKPDLVTMDITMPEMDGIAALKAIKEKDPSATIIMCSAMGQQAMVIDAIQAGAKDFIVKPFQADRVVEAITKAIG, via the coding sequence ATGGGTAAACGTATTTTAATAGTGGATGATGCAGCTTTCATGCGCATGATGATCAAAGATATTTTGACAAAGAACAATTTTGAAGTAGTCGGTGAAGCTGCCGATGGTGCGCAAGCTGTTGAAAAGTATATGGAATTAAAACCGGATCTCGTAACGATGGATATTACGATGCCAGAAATGGACGGTATTGCGGCGTTGAAAGCCATTAAAGAAAAGGACCCGTCAGCTACAATCATTATGTGCTCGGCAATGGGACAGCAAGCGATGGTCATCGATGCAATTCAAGCTGGAGCAAAGGACTTCATTGTGAAGCCGTTCCAGGCTGATCGTGTTGTTGAAGCGATCACAAAAGCAATAGGTTGA
- a CDS encoding flagellar biosynthetic protein FliO, whose translation MNLSVLQKFSSIFLLAVVLISSLPIVTYAEDNPTKSVSDWYGKDKDSGEEITNVIEEDEPAADRTQDGAAVGLSWWDYVKTLLALLFVAGLLLALLKFINRKNRMFNQHRLMKNVGGLSLGQQKSIQLVVIGESYYLIGVGDEVRLLKEITDPEEIAALESYFDDDDHPSPPSALNKLLTMLPLGKGDSSEDSEQPADFKKMFTSRLDELKAERKKHLNRLAEKESRKDE comes from the coding sequence ATGAATTTATCAGTTTTGCAAAAGTTTTCATCAATTTTCCTGCTGGCAGTCGTCCTTATCAGCTCTTTGCCTATAGTGACGTATGCAGAAGACAATCCAACCAAATCTGTATCTGATTGGTATGGAAAAGATAAGGACAGTGGTGAAGAGATTACAAATGTAATTGAGGAAGACGAGCCAGCTGCCGACCGTACGCAAGACGGGGCAGCTGTCGGCTTGTCTTGGTGGGATTATGTAAAAACACTTTTGGCGTTGCTCTTTGTAGCCGGCCTTCTACTCGCCTTATTAAAGTTCATTAACCGGAAGAACCGAATGTTTAACCAGCATCGATTAATGAAAAATGTCGGGGGTCTTTCGTTAGGACAGCAGAAATCCATTCAATTGGTCGTTATCGGAGAATCTTATTATTTAATAGGCGTAGGGGACGAAGTTAGGCTGCTGAAAGAGATTACAGACCCGGAAGAGATCGCAGCATTGGAAAGTTATTTCGATGATGATGATCATCCTTCACCTCCAAGCGCTTTGAATAAATTGCTGACGATGCTTCCTCTAGGCAAAGGGGACTCATCGGAAGATAGCGAGCAACCCGCCGATTTTAAAAAAATGTTCACTTCCAGATTAGATGAATTGAAGGCGGAGAGGAAAAAGCATTTGAACCGATTGGCAGAAAAGGAGAGCAGAAAAGATGAATGA
- the fliQ gene encoding flagellar biosynthesis protein FliQ — MTGEVVIAIAERAVWVILLTSGPLLIVALVSGLVVSIFQATTQIQEQTLAFVPKIIAVLVALIFFGPWMLARVTAFATDIFDNLVRYIG; from the coding sequence ATGACAGGCGAAGTAGTCATAGCGATAGCTGAGCGGGCGGTTTGGGTCATTTTATTAACTTCCGGTCCGCTGTTGATTGTAGCATTGGTTTCCGGCTTGGTCGTCAGTATTTTCCAGGCGACGACACAAATCCAGGAGCAGACATTGGCATTTGTGCCGAAAATTATTGCCGTCCTTGTAGCGCTTATCTTTTTCGGTCCTTGGATGTTGGCCAGGGTCACGGCGTTCGCGACAGACATTTTCGATAATCTAGTTCGGTATATAGGGTGA
- the fliL gene encoding flagellar basal body-associated protein FliL — translation MKNKALTIALIIVVTLTLVGIIGLILTLQLKGDSAPKEPTIDDIIEASVDVPEIMTNLSGRQFIRISLKIQTTDKKAAAELAKRDFQIQNIVIQELSEMTSKDFEGKAGKQAFEDSIKSQLNPLMQEGEIEKVYIVSYIIQ, via the coding sequence ATGAAAAATAAAGCATTGACAATCGCACTTATCATTGTAGTAACCTTGACGCTTGTCGGGATCATCGGCCTAATCCTCACCTTGCAACTAAAAGGGGATTCCGCTCCAAAAGAGCCCACAATCGATGACATCATAGAAGCATCTGTGGACGTGCCTGAAATCATGACAAATTTATCCGGCCGCCAATTTATCCGGATTTCATTAAAAATCCAAACGACAGATAAAAAAGCAGCTGCTGAACTGGCGAAACGTGACTTTCAAATCCAGAACATCGTCATACAGGAACTTTCAGAAATGACATCAAAGGATTTTGAAGGAAAAGCAGGAAAGCAGGCATTCGAGGATTCCATCAAATCACAATTGAATCCACTTATGCAAGAGGGTGAAATCGAAAAAGTGTACATCGTTTCATACATTATTCAATAA
- a CDS encoding flagellar FlbD family protein has product MIKVTRLNGKAFMLNALYIETIESFPDTTITLTTGTKYVVLDPIDEVNRRIIEFYQSVQLLANPHIRGEEDEK; this is encoded by the coding sequence ATGATCAAGGTAACTCGTCTCAATGGCAAAGCGTTCATGCTGAATGCTTTATACATAGAAACAATCGAATCGTTTCCCGACACAACCATCACATTAACAACAGGCACTAAATACGTCGTCCTGGACCCGATCGACGAAGTAAATCGCCGTATCATCGAATTTTATCAATCGGTCCAACTATTAGCGAATCCGCATATCCGGGGTGAAGAAGATGAAAAATAA
- a CDS encoding TIGR02530 family flagellar biosynthesis protein: MDKLNIHHVPSQPLIRHGQPMKAPQQPKQSFIEQLNKAIQPQALKISKHANDRLKERNIHITETEWAHITDKVNEAKVKGIKESLVLMDQAALIISAKNSTVITAMDRKEAKDQLFTNIDGTIVLS, from the coding sequence ATGGACAAGTTGAACATCCACCACGTTCCATCGCAGCCACTCATACGCCATGGACAACCTATGAAAGCACCCCAACAGCCGAAACAGTCATTTATCGAACAGCTGAATAAGGCAATCCAGCCGCAAGCTTTAAAAATCAGCAAACACGCAAATGACAGGCTGAAAGAGCGGAACATTCATATTACAGAAACTGAATGGGCGCACATCACAGACAAGGTGAATGAAGCAAAAGTGAAAGGAATCAAAGAATCGCTTGTACTGATGGATCAAGCAGCACTGATCATCAGCGCAAAAAATTCCACAGTCATTACAGCGATGGATCGCAAGGAAGCGAAAGATCAACTATTTACAAACATCGACGGCACAATAGTGCTCAGCTAA